A window of Christiangramia forsetii KT0803 contains these coding sequences:
- a CDS encoding BlaI/MecI/CopY family transcriptional regulator: MKQLTKAEEEIMQILWDLKEANVASIIEEMSEPKPAYNTASTIVRILENKEFVGHRQEGRGYIYFPLVQKETYSNQSMTQLMDNYFNGSFKSMVSFFMKKNDMSSQDLESILKEINKEEKK, from the coding sequence ATGAAACAATTAACCAAAGCCGAGGAAGAGATCATGCAAATTCTTTGGGATTTAAAGGAAGCGAATGTAGCCAGCATCATTGAGGAGATGTCAGAACCTAAACCGGCATATAACACTGCATCTACTATTGTCAGGATCCTGGAAAATAAAGAATTCGTAGGTCATAGACAGGAAGGCAGGGGTTATATATACTTTCCGCTGGTGCAGAAAGAAACTTACAGCAACCAGAGCATGACCCAGTTGATGGATAATTATTTCAACGGTTCATTTAAAAGTATGGTGTCGTTTTTTATGAAGAAGAACGATATGAGTAGTCAGGACCTGGAAAGTATTTTAAAGGAAATAAATAAAGAAGAGAAAAAATGA